TCAAAGGCAAAGAGGGAAACAAATAATAGAAAGTAATACTGCTTTTTCATCTAATCTTCCAAATAAAAATCATATTCCGATTTTTTGCGTCGTTTGTTATCGCCCTTCTCCGGTTTCGAATCATTCTCATCAAAAATATTTTTATCCGACAGATCTTTGGATTTGTTGAAAATAAAGGAATCATCGGAATACAGCTGGGCCAATAAAGAATTTCCCTCACCCTTTTTGTACATGTAAAATTGCCATTCGGAAACATCCACTCCCGTGGCAAACGAAAGATCCATAACGGACTCCAGATAACTACTGATAGCCGTAGTTAAATCGTCGGCGGATTTCAACAATTCCAGTTCGGCGGATAACATTTCGGTTTTTTTGGAAAATCCGGTGACGGATTTTGCCTGCATTGATTTCCAAGTTTCGTAAGTGATATAAAAACGGGAATTTGTAAGTCGTAAAACCTGCCAAGCCTCTCTCACTTTTTCACGTGCTTTGAATGCTTCGGCTTTTAAAGCGATTTCAATCAATTGGTTGTTGCGTATGGCATCGGAAAGAGCGATCTTTCCTTCATAGATTTTTCTGGAATAGGATAAATCGTCAAACAGATTTAAGGTGCTACTATTGAATGCATTTTCCCCTCGGCCGACAAACTGAGGACCGAATCCGGGAATCCTTTGAATACCGGTTCCGTCCGTTTGCATTCCGTAATTGGCGGTAGACTGATTCGTAGTACTTCCCAACTGGGTTTGAAATGAGATACTGAATCCGTATACATCGTTTTTTACAGGCAAAGGACCGTTGATGTTTTGGCCGTAATAACTTCCCAGGAATACTTTGGGTTTCCAGTAATTTTCGGTGATTTCCTTTCTTGTTTTTAAATTCTCAATCGTAATTTGAGATTTTTTGATCTCCGGTTTGTGTACTACGGCAAGACTTGAAGTTTCTTCTTTAAAATAAGGAGGAAGAAGAACATAATCGTTTAACAGGGATTCCTTCAGACGAAGGGGAAGCTCCAATGGCAAATTGAGAGTTTTTCTTAATTCGATATTCGCCTGGTTGTTGTTCGATTCTGTTTTTAATAACAGAAGTTCGATTTCCCTGATCTTGGATTCGATTTCAAGTCTCTGCAATTCCGTTGCAAATCCCATCGCATTTTCTTTTTTTATGTCATTGATCTGTGATAAGGTTCTTTCCAGGGTTTTTTTGACCAAATGCAACTTTACCTGATTGGCCAAAGACTTGATATAGGTTTTCCTGATTTCGAGAGATAACTTGTCCTTTGTGATTTTCCAATCTTCCTGATTGATGAGTTCCTGTAAGGTGGCCGATTCGATTTCCAACTTATTTTCTCCACCATCGTAGAGAAGCTGGTTGATCTGGAGCCGAATATCATTGTACTGACTGTCCGATTGATTGATATTATTGTTTTTTAATCCGAAGTAACTGACTCCTACACGAGGCAGGTAATTTCTCCATTTTTCTGTGGAGATCATTTTGAAAACTTCTCTTCTGTCTTTTAAACTTTGAAGGATTACGCTGTTTGTGATACCTACTACCTCTGCTTCCTCCAGAGATAAGGAAAGAGGATCGTAAGCTTGTTCCGATTTGATAACGGAGAAAAGAACGAGAGGACAAAGTAAGATAAGCAGTCCATAATTTATTGAGTGTTTTTTCTTCCACTTCCATCTAGTAGACATAATTCTTTTTACCATGATCTCGATTTATTAAACTAAAGATGAATTTACCGCAGAACATTCTCGGAAAACATTCCGCCCTATCTTAATAGCCATCGAAAATGTAACACCAATTAAAGAAAAGAAATATTTTTTCGTTTGTGGAAAGTTTACGGGAATTTATTCAGATATTTTTTTTAAACTGATGCAATAAATTTCAAATAACATATTTTTCTTAACAAACCGGAAACCAACCTTCATCCGGCTAACAATAAGGGTTCAAATCATAGCTGAAATTGGATATTATTTATTAACTGTTCGCCGAATAAGCAATTGATCCTTTTGGCTACCCGCCGCCAAACAAAATATACATGAAAATTACAAAATGAAAATCTTTTGTCGGATTTTTTTAACACCTTCCGGTGGATCATAGTAAAAAGCCGCGACTGTTCCCTCAGGTAGTAAACGGAAAGCCCCGTTTTTTGGGATAAGTCCTTTTTTTTTCCGCTTGTAACAAAAAAATTGCCCGTTAAAACGTTTCTATGAAAAAGATTATTCCTCTACTTCTCTGTTTGTCTTATTTTTTCCCGGTATTCGCAGAAGATGTGGCGGTAGTCAGTTTTGTCAAAGGGGAAGTCACGTGGTCCGGGCCTAAGTCGAAAAAAACGGGCGAAGCTCTCAGAATCAACCAGGTTCTTAAAAAAGGAGACAAGGTAACTTCCAAAGACGGCACTTGCGAGTTGCAACTAGCAACCCAAGCTACCATTCGTCTGGCCAAATTCACGGAAGCCTCCCTAGAGGATCTGCTCAATCCGAAATCCAGACAATCCACGGTAAAAGTTTATACCGGAAAATTATTCGTAAAAGCTCACAAAAATAACAAAGCCCAAAATAAACTAAACATTGTTAGTCCAAGTCTCGTGGCGGGAGTAAGAGGGACCGAATTTATAGTCGCCGCACCTTCCGGCCCGGAAGAAGATTCCGATTTGGATCTGAGAGAAGGAGTCTATGTAAATGAAGGAACCGTTGCCGTAGTACCCGACAAAAAAGGAAAGGAAGTCTTAACCGGTGCGAACGAAGAAGTCACCTTGGACGGAGCGACTTTAAAAAAACAAATTTTAAATGAATACGCGAAGGAAAAGATGAAAATCTTCGAACAGTTCAAACAACTCAAAGAAGAAAACTACCAATTGATCAAGGAACAATACCAAAAAAACGAAGATCTAATGAATGAAATGAAAGGAAAAAATTAACTTATGAAAAAGATTTTTCTTTTTTTCCCCGTCTTTGCCATATCATTATTTTCCCACGAATCCCAGGGAACAGTGATATTATATAAAGTAGGATTTTATTCGGTTTCCGATTCCAAGGAAAGCCTTGAACTGGTTCAACATATGAAGGCTCAGATTGTTTCCGCAAAACGGGCCATTCCTATTTTACAAACCCATTATACTTTACCTCAACCTCTCGCTTGGGACGGCAACAGTGAGCCGGACGAAACGACAAAAACATTTCTGAAAAATCTGGAATCTTGCGACAAAATAATCATTGTCAATCTCTCAGGATCCAATTTCCAAATCCAATTAGCAGACGTTATGTCCGGCAAATTGGAATACAAAAATTCTTTGCCGGAATCCTTAAGAAAAACTTTGATTCAGGATTTTTATTCTTACATGGACAAAAAGAACGTTTATCTGGCCCTTTCCCAGACAAAATCCAATTCCGGTTCGAGCTTGAAATTCCATTCACTAAAAACAAAATACGTGTCAGGTGAACCGATCCGTTTCGAATTGGAAACAACGGAAGACAATTTCGTATATGTAGTTCTTATCTCCGACAAGAGAGGAGAGGATCCCGTTTTGTTGTTTCCTAATCCTTCCCAAGGA
The nucleotide sequence above comes from Leptospira kobayashii. Encoded proteins:
- a CDS encoding FecR family protein, translated to MKKIIPLLLCLSYFFPVFAEDVAVVSFVKGEVTWSGPKSKKTGEALRINQVLKKGDKVTSKDGTCELQLATQATIRLAKFTEASLEDLLNPKSRQSTVKVYTGKLFVKAHKNNKAQNKLNIVSPSLVAGVRGTEFIVAAPSGPEEDSDLDLREGVYVNEGTVAVVPDKKGKEVLTGANEEVTLDGATLKKQILNEYAKEKMKIFEQFKQLKEENYQLIKEQYQKNEDLMNEMKGKN
- a CDS encoding DUF4384 domain-containing protein, with the protein product MKKIFLFFPVFAISLFSHESQGTVILYKVGFYSVSDSKESLELVQHMKAQIVSAKRAIPILQTHYTLPQPLAWDGNSEPDETTKTFLKNLESCDKIIIVNLSGSNFQIQLADVMSGKLEYKNSLPESLRKTLIQDFYSYMDKKNVYLALSQTKSNSGSSLKFHSLKTKYVSGEPIRFELETTEDNFVYVVLISDKRGEDPVLLFPNPSQGNNFLKKGEKIIIPSETKSFVASPPFGKDKLRAFASKEEWKGFQLRGGKEDTFYKLFPPAITSSKSGNPQEVLAKNLNSASVLEWEFEVSPVN
- a CDS encoding TolC family protein, whose protein sequence is MVKRIMSTRWKWKKKHSINYGLLILLCPLVLFSVIKSEQAYDPLSLSLEEAEVVGITNSVILQSLKDRREVFKMISTEKWRNYLPRVGVSYFGLKNNNINQSDSQYNDIRLQINQLLYDGGENKLEIESATLQELINQEDWKITKDKLSLEIRKTYIKSLANQVKLHLVKKTLERTLSQINDIKKENAMGFATELQRLEIESKIREIELLLLKTESNNNQANIELRKTLNLPLELPLRLKESLLNDYVLLPPYFKEETSSLAVVHKPEIKKSQITIENLKTRKEITENYWKPKVFLGSYYGQNINGPLPVKNDVYGFSISFQTQLGSTTNQSTANYGMQTDGTGIQRIPGFGPQFVGRGENAFNSSTLNLFDDLSYSRKIYEGKIALSDAIRNNQLIEIALKAEAFKAREKVREAWQVLRLTNSRFYITYETWKSMQAKSVTGFSKKTEMLSAELELLKSADDLTTAISSYLESVMDLSFATGVDVSEWQFYMYKKGEGNSLLAQLYSDDSFIFNKSKDLSDKNIFDENDSKPEKGDNKRRKKSEYDFYLED